Proteins co-encoded in one Hypanus sabinus isolate sHypSab1 chromosome 6, sHypSab1.hap1, whole genome shotgun sequence genomic window:
- the omgb gene encoding oligodendrocyte-myelin glycoprotein, whose amino-acid sequence MACTRLTRCFLALLSVLSSTAATCPLECWCSQNERYVDCSARNLTALPNDIQINIISLNLSHNVIEDLDNKLTVFNNLRFLNISNNLLRNMPRKLPLALWELDASNNRIKVLQKEDTVSQWNLIKLDVSNNLIERAFLINNTLINLKFLNLSGNNFWTVPTNMPYNLTTLDLSHNNLHNILPDTFHHNKLSKLYLNNNSLQLIPRGTFDQLTGLQLITLYGNIWECKDKESTYLLTWLQTVPTVLGCPCSEENEHGQRGCDSSIKTQATVSSTFTSYYSHVETMTSTRHKESEGSTSYSVANQKMDISSFLHSVSYSSLHSTAPSFTNESASHKLSENITMQTTSAASPSELVSITNDPTEWPASTTMPITASEFTSNNAVLIGSSAAVTTSSTTFNNQTSRLISLSTFASTSDVRHRSRASVEISTVPDPTADNATISQSTVGSSSSPLQVGSSSLTTRPKVSETTGTLSTVNQIMTTQNTTSKAHKYMGITCFMFLIMLVPLVV is encoded by the coding sequence ATGGCATGTACCAGGTTAACCAGATGCTTCTTGGCTCTTCTATCCGTCCTGTCATCAACCGCAGCCACCTGCCCTTTAGAGTGTTGGTGCTCACAAAATGAAAGATACGTAGACTGCTCAGCCAGAAACTTAACAGCACTTCCCAACGACATCCAGATCAACATAATATCTCTAAATTTATCCCATAATGTCATTGAAGATCTTGATAACAAGCTGACCGTTTTCAATAACTTGAGGTTCCTCAACATATCCAACAATCTGCTCAGAAACATGCCAAGGAAGTTGCCCCTGGCACTGTGGGAACTTGATGCATCAAATAATCGTATCAAGGTACTTCAGAAGGAAGACACTGTCTCCCAGTGGAACCTTATAAAACTGGATGTGTCCAACAACTTGATTGAAAGGGCTTTTTTAATCAACAACACGTTGATTAATCTGAAATtcctcaacctcagtggaaacaaTTTCTGGACAGTCCCAACCAACATGCCCTACAACTTGACCACTTTAGACTTATCACACAACAACCTGCACAATATTCTTCCAGATACCTTTCATCACAACAAACTCTCAAAATTATACTTGAACAACAATAGCTTACAATTGATTCCAAGGGGTACTTTCGATCAACTGACTGGTTTGCAGTTGATTACTCTATATGGAAACATCTGGGAATGCAAAGACAAAGAAAGTACATACCTGTTGACATGGCTGCAAACTGTACCGACTGTACTTGGATGTCCATGCTCTGAAGAAAATGAACATGGGCAAAGAGGATGTGACTCAAGTATAAAAACACAAGCAACTGTTAGCTCAACCTTCACAAGCTATTATTCTCATGTTGAAACAATGACAAGTACCAGACACAAAGAGTCTGAAGGAAGCACATCGTACTCTGTAGCAAATCAGAAAATGGATATTTCATCATTTTTACATTCAGTTTCTTATAGCAGTTTACATTCAACAGCTCCAAGCTTCACTAATGAATCTGCCTCACATAAACTTTCTGAGAACATCACCATGCAAACAACCAGTGCAGCAAGCCCAAGTGAATTGGTTAGTATTACTAATGATCCAACAGAATGGCCTGCATCAACTACAATGCCCATCACAGCTTCTGAATTCACCTCCAATAATGCTGTTCTAATCGGGTCCTCAGCAGCTGTAACCACGTCAAGTACAACCTTCAACAACCAGACGAGTAGACTAATATCACTGTCGACTTTTGCCTCGACGTCTGATGTGCGTCACAGATCACGGGCTTCTGTTGAAATCTCAACAGTGCCTGATCCAACTGCTGACAATGCCACCATCTCTCAGAGTACTGTAGGAAGCTCCTCAAGCCCACTTCAGGTTGGCTCCTCCAGTCTGACCACAAGGCCAAAGGTCAGTGAAACCACTGGAACATTAAGCACTGTAAACCAAATTATGACTACACAAAACACAACCTCAAAAGCACACAAATATATGGGCATAACCTGCTTCATGTTTCTGATCATGCTGGTACCTCTGGTTGTTTAG
- the LOC132396095 gene encoding uncharacterized protein LOC132396095, with the protein MEAIQLTILALLVNGLMGSSTTDRISTANFSISIAQNTSLVENSNTTMSPTNASELPNSHHNITSNFTNLTSSTTSQMITLSSKPPTSSLASQSTSNVKTNNPPKSQTTKQVMRKSTTKKESNDNDHLNASMIIACIIGGLLLLLVVCIIGILLTKRCLRTNTVQDLSWAGTCPGPVGEDIEHASEGHDLNSAAVKRPSLTTFLTKKSKRDSLLDQYNMEVQQVQGIKNLASTETEEETPPEVKTDDDKEKEPLVLTETPSQEFPPPPETELPLNEGDQQSPALATNAEASNLPEGVPDTVSNNNDFPPPPMEFLDLVNDSDLPPPP; encoded by the coding sequence ATGGAAGCAATCCAGTTGACTATACTGGCACTACTAGTAAATGGCCTGATGGGTTCAAGTACCACGGACCGCATATCAACAGCAAATTTCAGTATATCAATTGCTCAAAATACATCATTAGTTGAAAACTCAAATACGACAATGTCTCCAACCAATGCAAGTGAACTTCCAAACAGCCACCACAACATAACTTCTAATTTCACGAATTTGACGTCTTCCACGACTTCGCAAATGATAACGTTATCATCCAAACCACCTACTTCAAGTCTGGCCTCTCAGTCAACTTCAAATGTGAAGACAAATAATCCACCTAAGTCACAGACAACTAAACAGGTGATGAGGAAGTCAACCACGAAGAAAGAAAGTAACGACAATGACCATCTGAATGCAAGCATGATCATTGCTTGCATCATAGGTGGATTATTGCTACTTTTGGTGGTCTGCATAATTGGTATACTCTTGACAAAAAGATGCTTAAGAACAAATACAGTGCAGGACCTCTCCTGGGCAGGAACTTGCCCAGGACCAGTTGGTGAAGATATTGAACACGCATCCGAAGGCCATGATCTTAATTCTGCTGCAGTGAAACGCCCCTCACTCACTACCTTTCTAACCAAAAAGTCAAAACGCGATTCTTTACTGGATCAATATAACATGGAGGTACAGCAGGTTCAAGGGATCAAGAACTTAGCTTCAACTGAGACTGAAGAAGAGACACCGCCTGAAGTCAAAACAGATGATGACAAAGAAAAAGAACCACTAGTTTTAACTGAAACACCAAGTCAAGAATTTCCACCACCGCCTGAGACAGAGCTTCCTCTGAATGAAGGTGACCAGCAATCTCCAGCGCTCGCAACAAATGCAGAAGCTTCGAATTTGCCAGAAGGTGTCCCTGATACAGTTTCAAACAATAATGATTTTCCTCCCCCGCCAATGGAATTTTTGGATCTTGTGAATGATTCTGATTTGCCTCCGCCTCCCTGA